A part of Asticcacaulis sp. AND118 genomic DNA contains:
- the cyoB gene encoding cytochrome o ubiquinol oxidase subunit I — MSSPVAELHEDPLLRFLFGKLNIDSVPWHDPIIMGAGAGMVGAAVIVLGLTTYFKQWPYVWKEWLTSVDHKKIGVMYIILALIMLLRGFADALMMRAQQALASAGGEGFLPPDHFDQIFTAHGVIMIFFVAMPFVVGLMNVVMPLQIGARDVAFPYLNSLSFWFTAAGAVLINVSLVIGEFAHTGWLAYAPLSGIEFSPGVGVDYYLWAIQIAGIGTTLSGVNLIATIFKMRAPGMTLMRMPVFTWTTLAANILIVAAFPILTVTLALLSLDRYLGMHFFTNDGGGNAMMYVNLIWAWGHPEVYILVLPAFGVFSEVVATFCRKRLFGYDAMVYATMAIAVLSFLVWLHHFFTMGAGANVNAFFGITTMIISIPTGVKVFNWLFTMYRGRIRLEVPMLWTLGFIITFVIGGATGVMLAIPGADFVLHNSVFLIAHFHNVIIGGVLFGCIAGLNYWFPKAFGFRLHSGIGKVSFWCWLIGFYLAFMPLYALGLMGMTRRLSHMDNPVWHTYLIVAAVGALVILAGIVAQIVQIAYSIWKRDELRDVTGDPWDGRTLEWATSSPPPFYNFAVTPAIGNHDSFWDAKQTGQAYVQPETYEPIHMPRNTATGLLIGLVSIPFGFALVWHIWWLVVVTFVGMIALAILHTFNENRDYYVQPDEIKAIEDARFAQLKKTEA; from the coding sequence ATGTCCAGCCCTGTCGCCGAACTTCACGAAGACCCGCTTCTTCGCTTCCTCTTCGGTAAACTCAACATCGATTCCGTGCCGTGGCACGACCCCATCATCATGGGCGCCGGCGCCGGCATGGTCGGCGCGGCCGTCATCGTGCTCGGCCTGACCACCTACTTCAAGCAGTGGCCGTATGTGTGGAAAGAGTGGTTGACCAGTGTCGACCACAAGAAGATCGGGGTGATGTACATCATCCTCGCCCTCATCATGCTGCTGCGCGGTTTCGCCGACGCCCTGATGATGCGCGCCCAGCAAGCGCTCGCCTCCGCAGGCGGCGAGGGTTTCCTGCCGCCCGACCACTTCGACCAGATCTTCACCGCCCACGGCGTGATCATGATCTTCTTCGTGGCCATGCCCTTCGTCGTCGGCCTGATGAACGTCGTCATGCCGCTGCAGATCGGCGCGCGCGACGTGGCCTTCCCCTACCTGAACTCCTTAAGCTTCTGGTTCACGGCGGCGGGTGCGGTGCTGATCAACGTCTCGCTGGTTATCGGTGAGTTCGCCCATACCGGCTGGCTGGCCTACGCGCCGCTATCGGGGATCGAATTCTCTCCGGGGGTCGGGGTCGATTATTACCTGTGGGCTATCCAGATCGCGGGGATAGGTACGACACTGTCCGGCGTCAACCTGATCGCTACCATCTTCAAGATGCGCGCGCCCGGCATGACCCTGATGCGTATGCCCGTCTTCACCTGGACGACGCTGGCCGCCAACATCCTGATCGTCGCCGCCTTCCCGATCCTGACGGTGACGCTGGCCCTGCTCAGCCTCGACCGCTACCTGGGCATGCACTTCTTCACCAATGACGGCGGCGGCAACGCCATGATGTACGTCAACCTGATCTGGGCCTGGGGCCATCCGGAAGTGTACATCCTCGTCCTGCCCGCCTTCGGTGTCTTCTCGGAGGTCGTCGCCACCTTCTGCCGCAAGCGTCTGTTCGGTTACGACGCCATGGTCTACGCCACCATGGCCATCGCCGTCCTTTCGTTCCTAGTCTGGCTGCACCACTTCTTCACCATGGGTGCCGGCGCCAATGTGAACGCCTTCTTCGGCATCACCACCATGATCATCTCCATCCCGACCGGGGTGAAGGTGTTCAACTGGCTCTTCACCATGTACCGCGGCCGGATCCGCCTCGAAGTACCGATGCTGTGGACGCTGGGCTTCATCATCACCTTCGTCATCGGCGGCGCCACCGGCGTCATGCTGGCCATTCCGGGCGCGGACTTCGTCCTGCACAATTCGGTCTTCCTGATCGCCCACTTCCACAATGTCATCATCGGCGGCGTGCTGTTCGGCTGCATCGCCGGCCTGAACTACTGGTTCCCCAAGGCCTTCGGCTTCAGGCTGCATTCGGGCATCGGCAAGGTCAGCTTCTGGTGCTGGCTGATCGGCTTCTACCTCGCCTTCATGCCGCTCTATGCGCTGGGCCTGATGGGCATGACGCGCCGCCTCAGCCACATGGACAACCCGGTGTGGCACACCTACCTGATCGTCGCCGCCGTCGGCGCGCTGGTCATTCTGGCCGGCATCGTCGCTCAGATCGTGCAGATCGCCTACTCCATCTGGAAGCGCGACGAATTGCGCGACGTCACGGGCGACCCGTGGGACGGCCGCACGCTGGAATGGGCGACCTCTTCGCCGCCGCCCTTCTATAACTTCGCCGTCACCCCGGCCATCGGCAACCACGACTCGTTCTGGGACGCCAAGCAGACCGGTCAGGCCTATGTGCAGCCGGAAACCTACGAGCCCATCCACATGCCGCGCAACACGGCGACGGGCCTGCTGATCGGTCTGGTCAGCATTCCGTTCGGCTTCGCCCTGGTGTGGCATATCTGGTGGCTGGTGGTTGTGACCTTCGTCGGCATGATCGCGCTCGCCATCCTGCACACCTTCAACGAAAACCGCGACTATTACGTCCAGCCTGACGAGATCAAGGCGATCGAGGACGCGCGCTTCGCCCAGCTCAAGAAGACGGAGGCGTAA